GAgtgcaggcaggagcagggcctcctcccagggctggcaggcCCCCGCTCTCAGACAGCCTTCGCAGTGTGAAGTGAGGTTGCTTATAGCAACTCCTTTCCATGTTTTAGGTTTGATTACTCACTGCCCACTCCCTGCTCCTGCAGTCTTTCTTCTCCATGTCAGTGTTTCTCCCTTGCCCTGTGCCTTGAAGGAAAGAAAGCCAAGATCCCAGGGCAGAACACAGTCACTGATCATTCTGGGCTCCCTGCTCCGGTGACCCCAGCCTGTGTCCCTTCTCTCTGAGCAGTACTATGACGACACCTACCCCAGTGCCAAGGAGCAAAAGGCCTTTGAGAAGAACATTTTCAACAAGACCCATCGGACTGACAGTAGGTCATCCACTCGCTGCTCCCTGTGTTGGGGGGGAGCCGTGTGGGAAGGGGTGGCGGTAGGACTGTGGAGAAAGGATAAAATGGctctgcctcctttctctctttttttttctcctcccctcATATAATAAACTCTTCAGAAATGTAATGGGGAGGTGAGTGTACCTCACGCGGGAATACCGTGCTGGAAGGTTGGCTGTTAGCTACCTGTCTAGTCCCTGGATTTATGAGCCTCACTTGACAAATTTAACTGCAGCTCTGCTTATTGTACCGCATCCATTAGGGCAGGTAAATGGAAGTCTGTAAAGGTGACCGCTCTGCATTTTCACCTCCGAAGGATCGACTAGTATCCTGTCTCATATACAAGTGTAGTGGGCGGAGGGGGGTGTGGGCACAGGAGAAGACACATTTAGACTCCTCCACCTCTGTGCTTCTCTTCTGCTACCCCCTCAAAAAGAGCAGATCCGCTTCAGCCTTTGGAGGTCACGCTAACCTGCCTTGCCTCGGCCTACGGCTCCTTCTCTCAGGCCACCTTTTTCCCTCCAGGTGAGATTGCCCTCTTAGAAGGCCTGACGGTGGTGTACAAAAGCAGTATCGACCTCTATTTCTACGTGATTGGCAGCTCCTATGAGAACGAGGTGAgactccccacccctctctggtATCACTCATTGCACTTCCTAAGCCACAGGCAAGACATGGCTGCTGGTTTGGAGCTTGGGAGAGCCGGGtctctggcttcaggctgggccGATACAGTTGGCAGAGACTCCCTGCCAGCCTCATAATGACCCAGCAAGTGCTTCCGCCCAGAAAGGAAGTTTTCCTGGAAGTAGAAGACACCATGTGTTGTTGAATACCCTTCCCTGGGTAGTGTTTTTAAACTGGGTTTCTGGGGTGTGgttgaggggagggaggagagttgGGGGATACTGGTGCTGTGTAAAGGGTTCATACTTTTTCACTGAGTTTGGGCCAGTTTGCTGATGCCCTGAGTCATGTTGAGCCATCCAATCTGAGTGGGGTGCCTAGAAGACCACGGGTGTAGTCCTCACTGCTTCCTGGTTGCATGAAGAGCTATTTGCCTCAGATACTGTGGACTTGCAGGAGAGTAGATGAGCAAAACTAAGCCCCCAGGTAATTTGATGCAAAAATGAAGATTTGAGAGGACCAGCTCttgctgacttctttttttttttttttttttttttttgaagatttatttatttatttgaaagtcagagttacacagagagaggagaggcagagtgaaagctcttccatccactggttcactccccagttggctgcaacggctggagctgcaccaatctgaagcctggagccaagagcttcttttaggtgcaggggcccaaacatttgggccatcttctactgctttcccaggccatagcggagagctggatgggaagtggagcagccgagactggaaccggcgcccatatgggatgccggcgctgcaggcggcggctttacctgctacgccacagcgctggccccgacttCTTCTTATTGCCATAAGTGCTTTGTAAGGTACTTTGTTGTTTAGAACTTGTAGCTTCTGTGGAttgaagttacttttttttttttttttaagtttgtctgACTCAAAAGCCCATTCTCTTTCCACTAACTGCAGCCTTTGTTTGACCTGTGATATGGTGTGGTTAACGAATCCTCTACCTCAGACATCAGGTCACACCAATACAGTTGCTGAAGACGTATAGAGGCTATTACAGGAAACTTCTGGCTGAAAGAGGCCTTGCAGTGTGGGACCATGTGGCAGAGTTTGTCCATGAGAAACCACAGATCCTCTTCCTGCTTTGCTCTCACGTCCAGCTTAAGGTTTTGGGCCCTTGTGAGAGCCTGTGTCTTTGGATGGTTCCTGAAATGgaggattttgtttttatgtagCAGCTTCCAGGGTTCTTAGccttctgcctgtctgtctcccaATAGCTGATGCTCATGGCTGTCCTGAACTGCCTCTTCGATTCACTGAGCCAGATGCTGAGGTGAGCAGGCATGGTTGGTGCGGGCTGAGAGAGAGGGTAACTGTTTTTGAGGCCCAGGGATTTCTAGGGGATCGGGAGCGGCTTTCCCATTAAGGaaggagatggggggagggggaacagCATCTTCATTGCTGTGTCTGCCCTTGTAATTCCCAGTCGGCACCGCCCGAGTTCTCAGCACCTTGAGGTGCTTTCCTGAGTTTCATTCTGAACCTCAAGAGTAGGGAAGGGCAAGCCTAAGGAGGTACCCCAATGAGACATCGGTACTGGGACTGGAAGCCACACTCCAGTGTCTGTCTCATAGTCCTGAGTTTTCCCTTCTAGACAACAGGAAGAATGTGCCACTTACCCgctcctcccttcccacctccactgccctctcctcTCCGCATGGAGGGGCAATGCAAGAGATATAAGATCCTTTCCTGGAAACATCCAAGGCTCTGCATTTCATTCCCCGTCAGCTCCCAAGTGAACCAAGTCCAGACAACCATCCAGAGAAGAACAGCAGGCGCCCTCAGCCACGCGAAATCAGCGGGGCGAGTGGCTCAGGTTTCCTCAGGAAGGGGGTGATTTATTTCTGAGCCAGGTGAACACATAGACTCCGTGTAGGGTAATCTAGTGAAAGAGTCAATCCGACGACGTGACAGGTCACGCGCACTAACCACCGGATCCAAGGCTGTTGGATGTGTACCCTGGCAGTCCCCAGCACCCCGCTTTGGGCGTCTTTTCAGGGCCTGAGCAGAACTGGCACGGTACAGGGAGGGGCACAGAGAGGCTTAGGAGGTTTGTCAGACTGAGCGCaagccctcccacctcctgccacCTCCAGATTGAGTTTTAGCTCTGTTTACTCCTTTTCTCCACCCACTAATGTCAGTGTTTATGAGCAACATCGTGAGAAGCGTGTGGCAGGCAGGAAAGAGACGATAGCTCCGGATAATCAACCCTGAATACTCAGAAACTGTGTTACTGGAATCTCTTTCCTGGCCTTCCTGATCCTCAGCAAATCAGAGTAGGAAGGGGTTTGGAGTTCTTTATTTACTGTGTCCAGGTAGCTTGAGCAGATATTTACTTGTCTAGTTTAGGATCTTGAATTGAAACAGTGTCCTAGGATTCCTTTCACACACAggcttgtttttctcttctcttggGGACGCAGGAAGAACGTGGAGAAGCGAGCTCTGCTGGAGAACATGGAGGGACTCTTCTTGGCTGTGGATGAAATTGTAGATGGAGGGTGAGCGCTCTGACCCACCTGACTCTGGGGTGAGGGGGTGGGTCACGTCCTGAGGGCTAGGGTAAGTGGGCTGAGTAGCCACAGGTCCTGTCCCCACCCGAAGTTGCTCCATCAAGACGGAGCAAACCATGAGCTTTCTTTGTCTTTGTAGAGTGATCCTGGAGAGTGACCCCCAGCAGGTGGCACACCGGGTGGCATTAAGGGTAAGCAGGAATTGTTTCCCTGGGCCGCCCAGCTCCTCACAGACGCCCTTCAGCTGCTGAACGTGTCCAGGGCTGCCCTGTAGAATCCTACaaccttctccttccctttccttctgtgccaaagaggagaagcaggaggaaCCGATTTCTCCTGATGCCCAGCAGTTCCCACAGTCTTTGCACAAAGTGGACGGTTAATACACACTTAATGAATGAACGAGGGAGTAAAAGAAACTGTGATAGTCTAGGTTCTGAAACTGTGAAGGAATTAAGTTTGTGGGACTGGATCCAGTcactggaggcagaggagtgtcttgtcttgtcttttaaAGACTTACGTAACTAAGGATGATCCCTCTGTATCAGGAGCATCCTTACCTGCCAGAACCTCATTCCCCTTTGGCGCTAGAGGTATCAGAGAGGGGCCTCTGAGTTGACCACAGGAGGCTTTGAATCCTTCGGTGGAGATAAGGGTGGGTGCAGAGGGAGCCCCCCAGCAAGATGTGGGTGGAGAGAGGTCTGAGCAGAGATCTCCCCATTCACAGGCTGTCCTGGCTCTGACCTCCACACAGTGAGAGCCGACAGTGCCGGGTAATGGGAAATCTTCTCCCTTAACTGCCGTGGGCTCCATTTGCATAGTTTAATCTTCTCCTCTAACATATGTCTCTATATGGCAAGAGAGAGGGGCCCCCACCCACTTCCCCCTTCCCCTGCTCAGGCTGCTGCAGCAGcagtttatttcttcaaattaacATGCTGTCGTTACCCATCAGGCCTTGCAGGATCCATTAAACTGCCCCTGGCTCCCCCTCATCCTTTCCCTGGCGATATTGATATTCAGGGAAGGTCTTCTTGGACTAGGGAATCAGGTTCCCCACCCCCAAGTTGCGGGAGTTGAGGATCACATAACCTGCTGATGACTCGGaatggaataaatctttttaagaagtcTTCCTGCCTTGAAACAGAGGATGGATGGAATGACCCTTCCGTGTTCATGGTCCCTCCTAGCCAAGTAAAACCATGGCTGCACTCATCCCCAGGAGGCCCTGGAAGTTCAGGGCATTAGCTCTTCGCTTCAGTGGAAAGGAGCACTCTTCCATGTCCACTGGAAGCCTCCGGTCAGGTTGTCCCCCAGCGTCCTGCCGCACTAAACATGTCTCTCTGTGCCACAGGGCGAAGATGTACCCCTGACGGAGCAGACCGTGTCTCAGGTATGACTCTCTCCCTACTCCCTCTCCGGACGGACTGGGTCCCTGCAGAGGCTAGAACAGTCCTCTACCCCACCCCCAAGTCTGAATGAGACTAGAGATGGAAGACAGAGCGTCCTTGGCTTCCTCTCATTCCAGAGAACTGAGACCCTACAGCCCATGCTCCCTACCCTACCCCCAAGTCCTCTCCCAGTTTCCTGTGAGTGGTAGCTGTCAGCCGTGCTCTGCACCCTTCACACCCTCCCTGCCCGATGCCTTTCTGTGATTTATTCTCCAGCAGAGGCTTGCCTTAAGCAGatggtctgtgtgtgcacacacactctctctcttatTATGCAAATGAGGCCTAAGCTGGAACTGTGTATTCCAGAATGTGCGGGTTTTGCAGATCTGTCCTGCTACCTTGACTGCAGATAGATGGTCTgcctgatgggggtgggggaagggtctCACCAAGAATCCCTCTGGATGTGAGACTCCCCCTTTTTAGCATGTGTCCAGTAACCCCCAGTTTTCTTTCCTCCCAGGTATATACCTCTTCTCTCTTCATCCCCGCAgtggatttgaaattttttggAATTTCCCAAACTGACAACCCTCTAGGGCCTTAGAGAGCTTCTTTCCATTCCTCTCCCCTTGGGGATTTTCTGTTCCCCCTTCTTCTAAGGACAGGGAAGGCAAGTGGGGGACGGAGATCCCAGCCCCCCTCAGTGCTGCCCTTGTCTCTGCAGGTGCTGCAGTCAGCCAAAGAGCAGATCAAGTGGTCACTCCTCCGGTGAAAAACCAgcgttcctggctcctccgcCCTCAGACACTCGGCCTGTCTGCTGGACTCCTCAGCAGTCCCCCACCTGATGTGCTCAGGGTCATCTCCGGGATCACAGGGATCCTTAAATCTCCATCTTGTTGTGgttgtctcccctcccccagcctccctgcacACTTCCTGTTCCTTCTCACCCCTTTCCCGGTTCTGGGAGCAGAGCCCCCCTGCAGATCCGGAAGCTGGGCCGGCACGCCTCTACCTCCTTTCTGGAGAGGATGcaccctgctctcctgccctCATGTGCTCTCTCAATCCAGTGCCCTTTGCTGTACATACTCTGCAGGTCCGAGTGGGAGAAGGCGTGTGCTGAGTGTTTGCCTCCCTTTGCCTTTACCCAGCCCTCACCCCACAGCCCGGGCGTCCTGCAGGGGTGGAAAGGGAGCATTCCTCTACAGTGCATGCAGGTCCGGGGGCTCCAAACGCCACTGAACCCCACTGGTTGGCCCCAGTGTTTTCTCCTGTTTACTGCACTACCCTCTGCCTTGGACTAGTCATTCAGAGGGCACAGAATGGAAGAAAGCGTAATTGAAATTCTAGTGGAGAGGGCTTATAAAATTCATTCCCCACCCTGATCCTGCACACGGCCTCAGTGCCGTGTGGCCTGTAGTGTTGCCCATGGGAGCGTCCTCCTCTGGGGCCACCTTAAATGCTCCCCTGTTGCTGACCATGGTGTCTTCGCCAGCTTTGTCCCTCTGTGTGCTGGAGCAAAGCCAGTCACTGGAACTCCAACTCCATTCTAGCCTTGGGAAGAATTGTGCAGAACTGGAAGGAGTGAAACGTAGGACTTGGGCCTCTAGGGTCTCAGTCCGAGCTCCCCAAAAGCCTGGACCGCTTGACCTGGagtgtgcacctgctgcttggccctcccctctctgcctccacttGGGATCTGAGCAGTAGGTCTGGGCTCTTCCCCGCCCTCCTCCTCTGAGGGAGGGGTCTTGCCTTTGGGATTGGATTTCCCcagggagacaaggatggaactTCCAAGCTTGGGTCTAACCCTTCCCCATGACCCAAAACTTCTTACCCACAAAAATGTCTTAGAAAGCTTCCTGAGATGTAGGCATCCTGCCCCACCAACTGCCAGTTGTCCAGCATGGGAGTGGTGCAGACAGCCGGGCATCTCTGTGGAAGAGGGGTGTGGAGTCCGAAGGCAGCCACCTTCTGTCCTGCTCCGTGCAGAGAGGAATAAAacccatttgtttttccaaactgCCTTTGTGTGATGTTTCTGttcctcttgctctctttttGGCAGGGACTCCTATTCCTTCAGCCTCTCCCCCCCTCCATCCCCATCTTATAATATTTCTTCCCTCCTGCCTCAGAGACTCCCCAGCAATCCCCCCCATTCCTAATTTACGGGGCTGTTTGCCTCCTTGGCATCTCCCCGTCCCCTCGCCTGGAAATTGGCGCCAGGGGTAGGGTGGGGCTGGTATTTTCTCAGTGGGAGTCTCAGGGAACCGAGTTCTTTCCCCCACCACCCCCAAAGCCAGCTGCCTGCTCCCGCCTCAGCCATTAGTAACCCGGAGCCGCGCACCTGCGTGGGGGCTCCCTTCCTGCGCCTCCCACTCCTGCTCTGAAGCGGCGCTCAGCGGGTTATTTATCGGAGCCAGCGCTGCCGCAGAAGGTCAGGACGGTGGTGTAAATAACCTCTTCTCGCCATTTCCCCATCCCTGCagagcctgccccctccccctcccccacctttatTCGCACAAATGAATGTGGCTGGGCTGGCGCTGAGCCTGGCCCTGCATCTTAATGGGGCGGTGAGCTCACAAGATGGATTTAGCTGGGGTTTTATGGTTGCCGCGGCGACAGGAGAATGCTTTGGTTTTCTTTCCCCCTTCCTCTGCAGGATTTTAAGAAGGGGGGAGTGTGGGGAGCCCTCCTCTCCACTGCAGTTTGAAGGGTCTCCTTCGCAGTCACCTCTGCTGCTCGTAAAATGGGCCTACAATTGCAGGATGAAGCAGTAGGCTGAACGAGTGCTTCTGATAGACCTGGAGTCCTCCAGTCTTGTCTGAAAACCTGGAGATTGAGCTCAGCACTGTGTGCCCAGAATCCCTCAGCAGATAGGAAAGACGGCTGGGTGCATCACGCCTGCCTGCAGTCCTGCGTTGAAAGTTGGGGTGCAGGGAGGGTTGGATGTAGGCTAGGTATCACCTTTGAGCTGGTGAAGAGCAGCGTCCAGCCTCACCACCATCACCCAGCACCGACCCCGGGGAGCAGGGCAGGCTTAGTTGCGGAGTTAGAGGGTGGTGTCCTGTGATGATGTGGATGGTGGCCTTCTGTCTGGTTCTCAAATGTGGAACTCACAGAGCTTCCGGTTCCCTAGCTTCCTTGGTTTGACCTTCCCTGGCCTTCTGCTTTCTCACCAAGAATGAAACTGGTGCCCCTGGCCTAACCTGTCTCCTGGCCAGCAATTTTCTTTTGCAActatgggtaaagccacccctacCGCTGACTGGAGCAGAgactggggagcagggcctgatggtctccctctgtctctttctgatcctgggcctctgcctgtctgtttgTGAGCCTTTCCCTCTTCCCCAGGGGACCCTGGGaggcccctcctctccttccccctctccctctgctttggCTGGGAAAGTGACTACAGCCTGAACAGTGCCAGACACCTGCCTGCCAGATGTGGCGATTCCCCACTCTCCCCCCCCAGCCCAAATGTCTATCCTTTCCCCACCCCACTGAGCTCAGGCagagggagcccccccccccccccccgcagggtGATTTACTGCTGCAGCCTCTTCCTctggctcctctccctccccctggtgCCCATGCCCCCTCTGTTCCCACACGTCCTGCAGTCACCCCACTCGGGGGTGCTGGGCTGTGTGAGCCCAGACCCTGCACTGGAGAAGGAACGGGTGGGGTGAGGGTGCCTGGCCTCTGCTTCACCCATGGGAGAGCAGGGCTGAGGACAGTGGCAGCCAGAGCTGATGTCATTCTCACTgcgggaggaagggaggtgacAGGAGGAGGTTAATGGGAGGGAACAGCACTCCGAGATCATCTGCAGAGGAGGAAGATGGCTCTGAGAACTTCCCAGGCAGGAGAAAGAGTCTGGAATTGTGACTACCTTGGTCCCCATCACATCTTTGCTGGGCTGGGTCTCCAGACTTTGTCCCTGGATCTGTATCTCAGATGACCCGGTAGATGTCCctttgatggaacaaggacataaagCTCAGCCATTCcagctcattgcccaaaagagagaTAAAATAGGAATGTATCCCTTGTCCCTGAATCCCAATTTGGtctcccaccccatcccctgCATTCTTCCTCAGGTTTGGAAGCTGGTGGCAGCGGGCCAAACTTGAAAAACCTGTATGGAGAAGCTCACCCCTGCCTACTACCCCCACCtcacccctagcccacctaagatataaaaaagcccagcccctggggtctgggccctctgccacgtgTTCAGTCCGTTTGTACACGGGCAGTTGGTCGACCTTTgctagtttattttctttgaataaattcagtctggctgtgagtttgtattctgcctcctctctgttctgcaccgTTTTTCTTACACCCTCAGCTGCTGCCCTTTGGACTGACCCAAGAC
The window above is part of the Oryctolagus cuniculus chromosome 11, mOryCun1.1, whole genome shotgun sequence genome. Proteins encoded here:
- the COPZ1 gene encoding coatomer subunit zeta-1 isoform X1, whose amino-acid sequence is MEALILEPSLYTVKAILILDNDGDRLFAKYYDDTYPSAKEQKAFEKNIFNKTHRTDSEIALLEGLTVVYKSSIDLYFYVIGSSYENELMLMAVLNCLFDSLSQMLRKNVEKRALLENMEGLFLAVDEIVDGGVILESDPQQVAHRVALRVSRNCFPGAALVSAGAAVSQRADQVVTPPVKNQRSWLLRPQTLGLSAGLLSSPPPDVLRVISGITGILKSPSCCGCLPSPSLPAHFLFLLTPFPVLGAEPPCRSGSWAGTPLPPFWRGCTLLSCPHVLSQSSALCCTYSAGPSGRRRVLSVCLPLPLPSPHPTARASCRGGKGAFLYSACRSGGSKRH
- the COPZ1 gene encoding coatomer subunit zeta-1 isoform X2 — its product is MEALILEPSLYTVKAILILDNDGDRLFAKYYDDTYPSAKEQKAFEKNIFNKTHRTDSEIALLEGLTVVYKSSIDLYFYVIGSSYENELMLMAVLNCLFDSLSQMLRKNVEKRALLENMEGLFLAVDEIVDGGVILESDPQQVAHRVALRGEDVPLTEQTVSQVLQSAKEQIKWSLLR